The following proteins come from a genomic window of Streptomyces sp. NBC_01716:
- a CDS encoding family 16 glycoside hydrolase, translated as MDQRPGRRLRRSLLSLLAVSFLATGLMTTPATAADPVAADPVTREVPPQEPGVTLRVFDVQVPLDKICVLKPGQTPNVDKLMPTIDWSSTADFGGIGDNFVSQVIGNIDVPQDGSYAFRLTSDDGSRLLIDDQVVIDHDGLHGAEPKDGTVTLTAGYHSLRIDHFDRTGGQNITLAWQPPGASGFTVVPNSVLSTDAGVVRVTAPGRKECEGVRDSPGDGLPLNGVHPGYTLTDLRPSGFEPQVTAMDWLPDGRLAVTTWGGTDNVTGEVYLLSDVTGSTGPDKVKAKKVAEGLKEPQGIKYVDGSLYVSQKNELTELQDTNGDDVTDTYRKVATWPYGGNFHEFAFGLLYQDGFFYLNLSVAINQGGATTNPQPAKNRGSTIKVNKETGEVSYIAGGLRTPNGIGWGPEGDIFVTDNQGGWLPSSKLVHIKQDRFFNHYTNPAGPFDAKPVTKPVLWLPQNEIANSPSTPLLLKEGPFAGQMIFGDVTYGGIQRGYLEKVKGEYQGAVFRMTQGLEAGVNRISMGPDGAIYAGGLGAGGNWGQEGKLSYGLQKLTPNGKDAFDILAMRAKQGGFELEYTKPLSAETVAELVDRYEVKQWYYAATPDYGGPKIDEETLKVQSATVSADGKKVTLAIDGLKSNRVVHVRSPRPFSAEGGETLWSTEAWYTLNSLVGAEPAKTLYEAEEAALTGGARVDTEHAGHSGGGFVDSYGTQGATTTFDVTTTKAGKYDVGLRYANGPNPFVGDKTISLYLNGRKMKQVTLPSTGKWDGWATVTETLPLSRGANTIAYRYDEGDTGHVNLDLITVHPKDSRVTLFNGKDQSQWQHTNGTDVRWPLTDEGAMEVCCGDIRTKQAFKDFKLHVEFRVPKLPPDVTGQNRGNSGVYLQERYEIQILDSFGVEKLANNEAAAIYTKKAADHNASTAPETWQTYEITFRAARFGADGKKTEDARVSVVWNGKLVHDNVAVDGPTGNGAPETTATGAIRLQDHGNKVRYRNIWIEPQA; from the coding sequence ATGGATCAAAGACCGGGCCGCCGCCTGCGCAGATCTCTGCTCAGTCTGCTCGCCGTCTCGTTCCTCGCCACCGGCCTCATGACGACCCCGGCCACCGCCGCGGATCCCGTCGCCGCCGATCCCGTCACCCGTGAAGTGCCGCCGCAGGAGCCGGGGGTCACACTGCGCGTGTTCGACGTGCAGGTACCGCTGGACAAGATCTGCGTTCTCAAACCCGGACAGACCCCGAACGTCGACAAGTTGATGCCCACGATCGACTGGTCGTCGACCGCCGACTTCGGCGGGATCGGCGACAACTTCGTGTCGCAGGTCATCGGCAACATCGACGTTCCGCAGGACGGTTCGTACGCCTTCCGGCTGACCAGCGACGACGGTTCGCGGCTGCTGATCGACGATCAGGTCGTCATCGACCACGACGGTCTGCACGGCGCCGAGCCGAAGGACGGCACGGTCACGCTGACGGCCGGTTACCACTCCCTGCGTATCGATCACTTCGACCGCACCGGCGGCCAGAACATCACCCTCGCGTGGCAGCCGCCGGGCGCCTCCGGCTTCACCGTCGTACCCAACTCCGTTCTCAGCACGGACGCCGGTGTCGTACGCGTGACGGCGCCGGGCCGCAAGGAATGCGAGGGGGTCAGGGACTCCCCCGGCGACGGGCTGCCCCTGAACGGCGTGCACCCCGGGTACACGCTGACCGACCTCCGGCCGAGCGGGTTCGAGCCGCAGGTCACCGCCATGGACTGGCTGCCCGACGGCCGGCTGGCCGTCACCACCTGGGGCGGGACCGACAACGTGACGGGCGAGGTCTACCTCCTCAGCGACGTCACGGGCAGCACGGGCCCCGACAAGGTCAAGGCCAAGAAGGTGGCCGAGGGCCTCAAGGAGCCCCAGGGCATCAAGTACGTCGACGGTTCGCTGTACGTGTCGCAGAAGAACGAGTTGACGGAGCTCCAGGACACGAACGGGGACGACGTCACCGACACCTACCGGAAGGTCGCCACCTGGCCGTACGGCGGGAACTTCCACGAGTTCGCGTTCGGGCTGCTCTACCAGGACGGCTTCTTCTATCTGAACCTGTCGGTCGCGATCAACCAGGGCGGCGCGACGACGAATCCGCAGCCCGCGAAGAACCGCGGCTCCACGATCAAGGTGAACAAGGAGACGGGCGAGGTCAGTTACATCGCCGGTGGTCTGCGTACCCCCAACGGAATCGGCTGGGGCCCCGAGGGCGACATCTTCGTGACCGACAACCAGGGCGGCTGGCTGCCCTCGTCGAAGCTGGTCCACATCAAGCAGGACCGCTTCTTCAACCACTACACCAACCCGGCCGGGCCGTTCGACGCCAAGCCGGTCACCAAGCCGGTGCTGTGGCTGCCGCAGAACGAGATCGCCAACTCCCCCAGCACACCGCTGCTGTTGAAGGAAGGCCCGTTCGCCGGGCAGATGATCTTCGGCGACGTCACGTACGGCGGCATTCAGCGCGGGTATCTGGAAAAGGTCAAGGGCGAGTACCAGGGCGCGGTCTTCCGGATGACCCAGGGGCTGGAAGCCGGTGTCAACCGGATCAGCATGGGCCCGGACGGCGCGATCTACGCCGGCGGTCTGGGCGCCGGCGGCAACTGGGGCCAGGAGGGCAAACTCTCGTACGGTCTCCAGAAGTTGACGCCCAACGGCAAGGACGCCTTCGACATTCTGGCGATGCGGGCGAAGCAGGGCGGCTTCGAGCTGGAGTACACCAAGCCGCTCTCGGCCGAGACCGTCGCCGAACTGGTCGACCGCTACGAGGTCAAGCAGTGGTACTACGCCGCGACGCCGGACTACGGCGGTCCGAAGATCGACGAGGAGACGCTGAAGGTCCAGTCGGCCACGGTGTCGGCCGACGGCAAGAAGGTCACCCTCGCGATCGACGGTCTCAAGTCCAACCGGGTGGTGCACGTGCGCTCGCCGCGGCCGTTCAGCGCCGAGGGCGGCGAGACGCTGTGGAGCACCGAAGCCTGGTACACCCTCAACTCGCTGGTCGGTGCGGAGCCGGCCAAGACGCTGTACGAGGCGGAGGAGGCGGCGCTGACCGGCGGCGCGCGGGTCGACACCGAGCACGCGGGCCACTCGGGCGGCGGCTTCGTCGACAGCTACGGGACGCAGGGCGCCACCACCACGTTCGACGTGACGACGACCAAGGCGGGCAAGTACGACGTCGGGCTGCGGTACGCCAACGGCCCGAACCCGTTCGTCGGCGACAAGACGATCAGCCTCTATCTCAACGGCCGCAAGATGAAGCAGGTGACCCTGCCCAGTACCGGCAAGTGGGACGGCTGGGCGACGGTGACCGAGACGCTGCCGCTGAGCCGCGGGGCCAACACCATCGCGTACCGGTACGACGAGGGCGACACCGGCCATGTCAATCTCGACCTGATCACCGTCCATCCCAAGGACAGCCGCGTCACGCTGTTTAACGGGAAGGACCAGTCGCAGTGGCAGCACACCAACGGCACCGACGTCCGGTGGCCGTTGACCGACGAGGGAGCGATGGAGGTCTGCTGCGGCGACATCCGCACCAAGCAGGCGTTCAAGGACTTCAAGCTGCATGTCGAGTTCCGGGTGCCGAAGCTGCCACCGGACGTGACCGGCCAGAACCGCGGGAACAGCGGTGTCTACCTCCAGGAGCGGTACGAGATCCAGATCCTGGACTCGTTCGGTGTCGAGAAGCTCGCCAACAACGAGGCGGCGGCGATCTACACCAAGAAGGCGGCGGACCACAACGCCTCGACGGCGCCGGAGACTTGGCAGACGTACGAGATCACGTTCCGGGCCGCCCGCTTCGGCGCCGACGGGAAGAAGACCGAGGACGCCCGCGTCAGCGTGGTGTGGAACGGCAAGCTCGTCCACGACAACGT
- a CDS encoding IclR family transcriptional regulator translates to MGRLVPAVTRAFDILELFLEGDGKLSAPDVIRRLGLPRTTVHELLTTLAARSYLEAIPEQPGRYRLGVRAYQLGSRYAEQLDLAAEGRQIATDIAETCDETVHVAILEDLDVIYIAKVDSTHTVRMVSAAGRRLPAHCTSVGKMLLASLPEPELDARLTGAELTAMTDNSITDVAVLRTALAGIRRRGIAVEHRESNSDVSCVAAPVRDRRGQVVAALSISVPMIRWTEIREEELAQLAAKGAEALSVRLGHRAG, encoded by the coding sequence ATGGGACGGCTGGTCCCCGCGGTGACGCGGGCGTTCGACATTCTCGAACTGTTCCTGGAGGGCGACGGGAAACTCTCCGCGCCGGATGTCATCCGCCGGCTGGGGCTGCCGCGCACCACCGTGCACGAACTGCTCACCACCCTCGCCGCCCGCTCGTATCTGGAGGCGATCCCCGAGCAGCCCGGTCGCTACCGCCTCGGCGTACGCGCCTACCAGCTCGGCAGCCGGTACGCGGAACAGCTCGATCTCGCCGCCGAGGGCCGGCAGATCGCCACGGACATCGCGGAGACCTGCGACGAGACCGTGCATGTCGCGATCCTCGAAGACCTCGATGTCATCTACATCGCGAAGGTGGACTCCACGCACACGGTCCGCATGGTGTCGGCCGCGGGCCGCCGGCTGCCCGCGCACTGCACCTCGGTCGGCAAGATGCTGCTCGCCTCGCTCCCGGAGCCGGAACTCGACGCCCGGCTCACCGGCGCCGAACTCACCGCCATGACCGACAACAGCATCACCGACGTGGCCGTTCTGCGGACGGCGCTCGCCGGCATCAGACGGCGCGGCATCGCAGTGGAGCACCGGGAGTCCAACTCGGATGTGAGCTGTGTGGCCGCTCCGGTCCGTGACAGGCGGGGCCAGGTCGTGGCCGCGCTCTCGATCTCCGTTCCGATGATCCGCTGGACGGAGATCCGCGAGGAGGAACTGGCCCAACTGGCCGCGAAGGGCGCGGAAGCACTGTCGGTACGGCTCGGGCACCGGGCGGGCTGA